The genomic window AGGGCGGTTTCCAGCTGGTCGCGGACGAGGGCGGCCTTGCGCTCGATCTCCAGGCCGGTCAGGACGAAGGTCACCTCGTTGCGGTAGCCGCCGAGGCGGTTGAGGCCGACCTTGAGGGTGGGCGGCGGGGCCTCACCGCGTACGCCTTCGATACGGACGCGGTCGGGGCCGTCCTGGGTGAGCCTGATGGTGTCGAGACGGGCGGTGACGTCGGGGCCCGCGTACCGGGCGCCGCCCGTCTCGTAGAGGAGCTGGGCGGTGATCGTGCCGACGTCGACGAGGCCGCCGGTGCCGGGGTGTTTGGTGATGACGGCCGTTCCGTCGGCGTGGAGTTCGGCGAGGGGGAAGCCGGGGCGGCGGAGGCCGACGGCCAGGGGAGGCCGCCGCACGGCCGGGGCGGACCCGTGGGCCTCATGGGCCTCGTGGGCCTCATGGGCCTCGTGGGCCTCGTGGGCCTCGTGGGCCTCGTGGGCCTCGTGGGCCTCGTGGGCCTCGTGGAAGAAGGCATAGTTGCCGCCGGTGGCCTGGGCCCCGCACTCCAGCACGTGCCCGGCGACGACGGCGCCCGCGAGCCGGTCGTACTCCCCCGGGCCCCAGCCGAAGTGGGCGGCGGCGGGCCCGGTGACCAGGGCCGCGTCCGTCACCCGGCCGGTGACCACGATGTCCGCGCCCTCGCGCAGACAGGCCGCGATACCGAAGCCGCCGAGGTAGGCGTGGGCGGCGAGGCTACCGGGGTGGAGGGCGGTGAGGTCGTCGCCCTCGACGTGGGCGACGCGGACGGGGATGCCGAGTCGCCCGGCCAACTCCCTTACGGCGTCGGCGAGTCCGGCGGGGTTGAGGCCGCCGGCGTTGACGACGATCCGCACGCCCCGCTCGTGCGCGAGCCCCAGGCACTCCTCCAGCTGGCGGAGGAAGGTGCGGGCGTATCCGGCGGTGCGGTCGGTGGGGTCCCTCAGGCGGTCGCGGCCGAGGATGAGCATGGTCAGTTCGGCGAGGTAGTCGCCGGTGAGGACGTCGAGTTCGCCGCCGGTGAGCATCTCGCGCATCGCGTCGAAGCGGTCGCCGTAGAAGCCGGAGGCGTTGCCTATGCGGAGCACGCTCACCGGGCGGTTCCCTTCTCGGCACGTCCCGCCCCCGGTGGTCCCGCGAAGGCCTGGGCGATGTCCAGCCAGCGGTCGGCGTCGGGGCCTTCGGCGTGGAGGGCGAGGTCGGCGCGGTGGGCCCGCTGGGTGACCAGGAGGCAGAAGTCGAGGGCGGGGCCGCTGACGCGGTCGGTCGCGTCCGCCGGGCCGGACGCCCACAGCTCACCGCCGGGGCCGGCGAGTTCCACGCGGAACTCCTCGAACGGCGGGGTCAGTCCGTGCACGCCGAAGGCGAAGTCTCGGGTGCGGACGCCGAGGCGCGCGATGTGCCGGAGCCGGCCGGTGGGGGCGATCCGGGCGACGCCCAGTGCGTCGGCGACGTCCAGGCCGTGGGCCCAGGTCTCCATGAGGCGGGCGGTCGCCATGGAGGCGGTGGACATGGGCGGGCCGTACCAGGGGAACCGCGCCCCGTCGGGTGCCGCGCGCAGGGCGTCGGCCAGGGCCTTGCGCCCGGCCCGCCACTCCGCGAGCAGCCGCGCGGGCGGCTGCCCAGCCCCTTCCTCCGCGCCGTTGTCCACGAAGTCCCCGGGCGAGGTCAGCGCGGTCTCGACCTCACGGGCGAAGGCGTCCTGGTCGGTCACGGCCAGCACGGAGGAGCGGTCGGTCCAGGCGAGGTGCGCGATCTGGTGGGCGACGGTCCAGCCGGGGGCGGGCGTCGCGAGCGCCCACTGCTCCGGGCTCAACTCGGCCACGAGGAGGTCGAGTTCCTCGCTCTCGGCGCAGAGGTCGTCGATCACGGGCGTTGGGTCGGCCATGGGGGGAGCATGACAGCGGGACCAGAAACAAGCAAGCGTGATTGTATTTTCGGATGCGGCTTTCCGGCGGGGCGGACGGATCTCGGGAGGCGCACCCGTCGTCGGCGCCCTCACGGCCGTACGCCCGCCACCCCCCGTAAGACCCAAAAGTGGTTTACAGACCTGACTTGGTCCATTACTTTGAACTACGAAGTTTCCCCTATTGAACGAAGCGCTCTCGCTCCCCGCTCTTCCTGGACGGCTCCCGTGACACTCCCCAGCGCTGAACAATCCGCGTCGGCCACCACCACGACGACACCGGCCGGCCCCACGTCGGGCGGCGCTCGCGGGCCGGGCTCCCTCGGGCCGGTGGGGCTGGTGCTGGCCGGTGGGATATCGGTGCAGTTCGGCGGGGCGTTGGCGGTGACGCTGATGCCTCGGGTCGGAGCACTCGGGGTGGTGACGCTGCGGCTCGCGGTCGCCGCGCTGGTGATGCTGGTGGTCTGCCGGCCCCGGCTGCGCGGACACTCGCGCACCGACTGGGGCACGGT from Streptomyces sp. DSM 40750 includes these protein-coding regions:
- a CDS encoding acyclic terpene utilization AtuA family protein, yielding MSVLRIGNASGFYGDRFDAMREMLTGGELDVLTGDYLAELTMLILGRDRLRDPTDRTAGYARTFLRQLEECLGLAHERGVRIVVNAGGLNPAGLADAVRELAGRLGIPVRVAHVEGDDLTALHPGSLAAHAYLGGFGIAACLREGADIVVTGRVTDAALVTGPAAAHFGWGPGEYDRLAGAVVAGHVLECGAQATGGNYAFFHEAHEAHEAHEAHEAHEAHEAHEAHEAHEAHGSAPAVRRPPLAVGLRRPGFPLAELHADGTAVITKHPGTGGLVDVGTITAQLLYETGGARYAGPDVTARLDTIRLTQDGPDRVRIEGVRGEAPPPTLKVGLNRLGGYRNEVTFVLTGLEIERKAALVRDQLETALAAAKSRPEHESWELVRTDHPDAPTEETASALLRLVVRDSDRNAVGRALSGAAVELALASYPGFHVLAPPGKGAPYGVFESAYVDQGAVPHTAVLHDGRRVPVPPAADTLVPRPVDEPPLPEPLPDGLPSRRAPLGLVAGARSGDKGGDANIGLWARTDDAWRWLAHALTTDRLRELLPETADLTVTRHALPNLRALNFVVEGILGEGVASQHRFDPQAKGLGEWLRSRHLDIPEVLL
- a CDS encoding TIGR03084 family metal-binding protein, with the protein product MADPTPVIDDLCAESEELDLLVAELSPEQWALATPAPGWTVAHQIAHLAWTDRSSVLAVTDQDAFAREVETALTSPGDFVDNGAEEGAGQPPARLLAEWRAGRKALADALRAAPDGARFPWYGPPMSTASMATARLMETWAHGLDVADALGVARIAPTGRLRHIARLGVRTRDFAFGVHGLTPPFEEFRVELAGPGGELWASGPADATDRVSGPALDFCLLVTQRAHRADLALHAEGPDADRWLDIAQAFAGPPGAGRAEKGTAR